In one window of Gorilla gorilla gorilla isolate KB3781 chromosome 2, NHGRI_mGorGor1-v2.1_pri, whole genome shotgun sequence DNA:
- the SENP2 gene encoding sentrin-specific protease 2 isoform X2, whose translation MRLCPSCSTRLQIIQAKGRNLNVLVTPYGLGILPWPSSKEVLGPGKAVAVVGLGLRIIPLLGQWMDSHPCLYCGPQDSEGTNRQTSPSTLFSTVDTDEIPAKRPRLDCFIHQVKNSLYNAASLFGFPFQLTTKPMVTSACNGTRNVAPSGEVFSNSSSCELTGSGSWNNMLKLGNKSPNGISDYPKIRVTVTRDQPRRVLPSFGFTLNSEGYNRRPGGRRHSKGNPESSLMWKPQEQAVTEMISEESGKGLRRPHCTVEEGVQKEEREKYRKLLERLKESGHGNSVCPVTSNYHSSQRSQMDTLKTKGWGEEQNHGVKTTQFVPKQYRLVETRGPLCSLRSEKRCSKGKITDTEKMVGIRFENESRRGYQLEPDLSEEVSARLRLGSGSNGLLRRKVSTIETKEKNCSGKERDRRTDDLLELTEDMEKEISNALGHGPQDEILSSAFKLRITRGDIQTLKNYHWLNDEVINFYMNLLVERNKKQGYPALHVFSTFFYPKLKSGGYQAVKRWTKGVNLFEQEIILVPIHRKVHWSLVVIDLRKKCLKYLDSMGQKGHRICEILLQYLQDESKTKRNIDLNLLEWTHHSMKPHEIPQQLNGSDCGMFTCKYADYISRDKPITFTQHQMPLFRKKMVWEILHQQLL comes from the exons ATGAGGTTGTGCCCCTCTTGCAGTACAAGGCTGCAAATTATCCAAGCCAAGGGCAGAAATCTCAATGTCCTTGTTACTCCATATGGCCTTGGGATTCTCCCATGGCCCTCCAGTAAAGAGGTGCTAGGTCCCGGAAAGGCTGTGGCAGTGGTGGGGTTGGGGTTAAGGATAATCCCACTCCTTGGCCAGTGGATGGACAGTCACCCATGTCTCTACTGTGGACCACAGGACAGCGAAGGCACCAACCGGCAGACAAGTCCCAG caCTCTGTTTTCTACAGTGGACACTGATGAAATACCAGCCAAAAGACCAAGATTAG ATTGCTTTATTCACCAAGTGAAAAACAGTCTCTACAATGCTGCCAGCTTATTTGGATTCCCATTCCAGCTGACCACAAAGCCCATGGTAACTTCTGCTTGTAATGGAACACGGAATGTGGCCCCTTCAGGAGAG GTATTTTCGAACTCTTCATCTTGTGAACTGACAGGTTCTGGATCCTGGAACAACATGCTGAAACTGG gtAATAAATCTCCTAATGGAATAAGTGACTATCCAAAGATCAGAGTGACAGTTACCCGAGATCAGCCACGCAGAGTCCTGCCTTCCTTTGG TTTTACTTTGAACTCAGAAGGCTATAATAGAAGACCAGGTGGCCGTCGCCATAGCAAAGGTAATCCAGAGAGTTCTCTAATGTGGAAACCTCAGGAACAGGCTGTAACAGAGATGATTTCTGAAGAGAGTGGCAAGGGTCTGAGGCGTCCCCATTGTACTGTGGAGGAG GGTGttcaaaaagaggaaagagagaagtacCGAAAGTTATTGGAACGACTTAAAGAAAGTGGTCATGGAAACTCTGTCTGTCCTGTAACTTCAAATTATCACAG TTCTCAAAGAAGTCAGATGGACACATTAAAGACCAAAGGCTGGGGGGAAGAGCAAAATCACGGAGTCAAAACAACTCAGTTTGTTCCAAAACAAT ATAGACTTGTTGAAACAAGGGGACCTCTATGTTCATTGAGAAGTGAAAAGAG gtGTTCAAAGGGGAAAATTACTGATACAGAGAAGATGGTCGGAATCAGATTTGAAAATGAAAGT AGGAGGGGATACCAACTGGAGCCTGACCTATCAGAAGAGGTGTCGGCCCGACTCCGCCTGGGCAGTGGAAGCAATGGCTTACTCAGGAGGAAAGTGTCAACAATTGagacaaaggaaaagaattgCTCAGGCAAAGAGAGGGACAGAAGAACGGACGATCTCCTTGAACTTACAGAG GACATGGAAAAGGAAATCAGTAATGCCCTAGGCCATGGCCCACAGGATGAAATCCTAAGTAGTGCTTTCAAATTGCGAATTACGCGAGGAGATATTCAGACATTAAAGAACTATCACTGGCTCAATGATGAA GTCATTAATTTTTACATGAATCTTCTggtggaaagaaataaaaagcaaggcTATCCAGCACTTCATGTATTCAGTACTTTCTTCTATCCTAAATTAAAGTCTGGGGGTTACCAAGCAGTGAAACGATGGACCAAAGGGGTAAATCTCTTTGAACAAGAAATTATTCTGGTGCCTATTCATCGGAAGGTACATTGGAGCCTGGTG GTGATTGACCTAAGAAAAAAGTGTCTTAAATATCTGGATTCTATGGGACAAAAGGGCCACAGGATCTGTGAGATTCTCCT tcAGTATTTACAGGATGAAAGTAAGACCAAAAGAAATATTGATCTGAATCTTTTAGAGTGGACCCATCACAGCATGAAACCACAT gAGATTCCTCAACAGCTGAATGGGAGTGATTGTGGAATGTTTACTTGTAAATATGCAGATTATATTTCTAGGGACAAACCTATCACATTTACTCAG
- the SENP2 gene encoding sentrin-specific protease 2 isoform X1, whose amino-acid sequence MALSGRAGGGDVRSGGGRGPLVALGTLYLWALESRHKSATELWRWWLRRRRRQRRRQLWGLRLGVCRPPLLLGPGMYRWLVRILGTIFRFCDRSVPPARALLKRRRSDSTLFSTVDTDEIPAKRPRLDCFIHQVKNSLYNAASLFGFPFQLTTKPMVTSACNGTRNVAPSGEVFSNSSSCELTGSGSWNNMLKLGNKSPNGISDYPKIRVTVTRDQPRRVLPSFGFTLNSEGYNRRPGGRRHSKGNPESSLMWKPQEQAVTEMISEESGKGLRRPHCTVEEGVQKEEREKYRKLLERLKESGHGNSVCPVTSNYHSSQRSQMDTLKTKGWGEEQNHGVKTTQFVPKQYRLVETRGPLCSLRSEKRCSKGKITDTEKMVGIRFENESRRGYQLEPDLSEEVSARLRLGSGSNGLLRRKVSTIETKEKNCSGKERDRRTDDLLELTEDMEKEISNALGHGPQDEILSSAFKLRITRGDIQTLKNYHWLNDEVINFYMNLLVERNKKQGYPALHVFSTFFYPKLKSGGYQAVKRWTKGVNLFEQEIILVPIHRKVHWSLVVIDLRKKCLKYLDSMGQKGHRICEILLQYLQDESKTKRNIDLNLLEWTHHSMKPHEIPQQLNGSDCGMFTCKYADYISRDKPITFTQHQMPLFRKKMVWEILHQQLL is encoded by the exons ATGGCGCTTTCCGGTCGGGCGGGAGGAGGTGACGTCAGGAGCGGTGGCGGGCGGGGGCCTCTGGTAGCCCTGGGGACGCTGTATCTGTGGGCTCTTGAATCGCGTCACAAATCAGCGACCGAACTCTGGCGGTGGTGGCTAAGACGGCGAAGGCGGCAGCGGCGGCGACAGCTCTGGGGTTTGCGTCTCGGGGTGTGTCGGCCGCCGCTGCTGCTTGGGCCTGGTATGTACAGATGGCTGGTTAGGATTCTCGGCACCATTTTCCGTTTCTGCGACCGGTCGGTGCCCCCTGCCCGGGCCCTCCTGAAGAGGCGGCGCTCAGACAG caCTCTGTTTTCTACAGTGGACACTGATGAAATACCAGCCAAAAGACCAAGATTAG ATTGCTTTATTCACCAAGTGAAAAACAGTCTCTACAATGCTGCCAGCTTATTTGGATTCCCATTCCAGCTGACCACAAAGCCCATGGTAACTTCTGCTTGTAATGGAACACGGAATGTGGCCCCTTCAGGAGAG GTATTTTCGAACTCTTCATCTTGTGAACTGACAGGTTCTGGATCCTGGAACAACATGCTGAAACTGG gtAATAAATCTCCTAATGGAATAAGTGACTATCCAAAGATCAGAGTGACAGTTACCCGAGATCAGCCACGCAGAGTCCTGCCTTCCTTTGG TTTTACTTTGAACTCAGAAGGCTATAATAGAAGACCAGGTGGCCGTCGCCATAGCAAAGGTAATCCAGAGAGTTCTCTAATGTGGAAACCTCAGGAACAGGCTGTAACAGAGATGATTTCTGAAGAGAGTGGCAAGGGTCTGAGGCGTCCCCATTGTACTGTGGAGGAG GGTGttcaaaaagaggaaagagagaagtacCGAAAGTTATTGGAACGACTTAAAGAAAGTGGTCATGGAAACTCTGTCTGTCCTGTAACTTCAAATTATCACAG TTCTCAAAGAAGTCAGATGGACACATTAAAGACCAAAGGCTGGGGGGAAGAGCAAAATCACGGAGTCAAAACAACTCAGTTTGTTCCAAAACAAT ATAGACTTGTTGAAACAAGGGGACCTCTATGTTCATTGAGAAGTGAAAAGAG gtGTTCAAAGGGGAAAATTACTGATACAGAGAAGATGGTCGGAATCAGATTTGAAAATGAAAGT AGGAGGGGATACCAACTGGAGCCTGACCTATCAGAAGAGGTGTCGGCCCGACTCCGCCTGGGCAGTGGAAGCAATGGCTTACTCAGGAGGAAAGTGTCAACAATTGagacaaaggaaaagaattgCTCAGGCAAAGAGAGGGACAGAAGAACGGACGATCTCCTTGAACTTACAGAG GACATGGAAAAGGAAATCAGTAATGCCCTAGGCCATGGCCCACAGGATGAAATCCTAAGTAGTGCTTTCAAATTGCGAATTACGCGAGGAGATATTCAGACATTAAAGAACTATCACTGGCTCAATGATGAA GTCATTAATTTTTACATGAATCTTCTggtggaaagaaataaaaagcaaggcTATCCAGCACTTCATGTATTCAGTACTTTCTTCTATCCTAAATTAAAGTCTGGGGGTTACCAAGCAGTGAAACGATGGACCAAAGGGGTAAATCTCTTTGAACAAGAAATTATTCTGGTGCCTATTCATCGGAAGGTACATTGGAGCCTGGTG GTGATTGACCTAAGAAAAAAGTGTCTTAAATATCTGGATTCTATGGGACAAAAGGGCCACAGGATCTGTGAGATTCTCCT tcAGTATTTACAGGATGAAAGTAAGACCAAAAGAAATATTGATCTGAATCTTTTAGAGTGGACCCATCACAGCATGAAACCACAT gAGATTCCTCAACAGCTGAATGGGAGTGATTGTGGAATGTTTACTTGTAAATATGCAGATTATATTTCTAGGGACAAACCTATCACATTTACTCAG